From Quercus robur chromosome 8, dhQueRobu3.1, whole genome shotgun sequence:
AAGTGGGTAAGCAGTTTTGCCACAAGTAGCACATTTTTCTTGTGTCCCAGAAAACATGCTCGCAGCCTTGCTAGGTGACCTAGTCTGAAACCAACTCAAGCTTTTGAGAATCAGTGACAACACTAATACACATGAGACTCCTCATGAAATATTTTCCCActcatatttaaattttgaatgtaCACAATGCAGTAGGGAAAATTTACCAGCTCTGGAGATAACTTCTCAGCTGACTTTGCAGCTgttgaaaatgaaattcatgGAAAATTAAATGGGCAGAAAATAAACTGTTGACAGAAATCGAATATAAAACTTCATCTTGGCAAAAGAAAAGACATACGTGACTGAAAATTCTTGTTGAAACTGCCCGTCTCCTTGAAGAGCTGCTCAAAGTGAGGCTTACAGTACAGAACACCTTCCATTGAAGAATAGTTACTGAGCTGAAAACATGTAAATTACACAGATAATAGCCTGCATAGAACTCGATCCAAAAGGCCAGAAGTTTCTAATCTTTTGTAATAGAATCTGATTTAATGCAAACAATCTCACTAGATTTCATATCAAACCCTTATAATGCTGTATGAATGGTATAAAATTCACTCAAGGTTGATTTAAACATGGAAGTTGATTACATTAAATACTTCTATATACTGATAATTGCACATTGTATCTACAGTCAACATGTAATTTCAGCCTAAATCATAActaaaacacaacaaattcaatGCCATCTGCCTACATACTACATTTGAAGCTACACCagccaaaaattaaaaattgagtCTACAAGGATGATAGATATACCTTTAGGGTCCCTTTGCAGTGGGAGCACTTGAAGCAAGACTTGTGGTAAACAACCCCATCAGCAGATAGCTGCTCTACTGGATAGACTGTCTTCTCACAGACCTTGCATTTTTGTTGGGTGCCAGTGAAAGACATAGCCATTGCCTTGGATCTGACTCTTCTCTCTAAGTACTAAATATACAGCCAAATCCAAGGCGATGGATCCGTTTCAAAATCACTTCCTGCTCAGATTTTCCTTTTCCAAACAGCAATCTTATCTACTCCAAGAACTTAAAAAACACAGAAAACAGAATCAAGAATGCGGTCAGAGTATGTCAAATCAGAGAAAATAACCCATTCATTCTGTTTGGTTTGTTACAAGAAGCAGGAAACTAAAACAGCCCAAAATTCTGGAACTTTAATTGATTTTTCCACATGGGTTTCTTCagaaaactaaaatcaaacTCAACTAAGGagttaaaaaaaacccaaaactttgAAACTTCAAATGATTTATCCAAATGCgtttcttcaaaaaataaataaacaactaaaaCCCAACTCAACCAGAATCATATACAGAAATTTGACTTGGATTAAGCACTCACattacatgaagaaaaaaaggggTAA
This genomic window contains:
- the LOC126697656 gene encoding LIM domain-containing protein WLIM2b-like, coding for MAMSFTGTQQKCKVCEKTVYPVEQLSADGVVYHKSCFKCSHCKGTLKLSNYSSMEGVLYCKPHFEQLFKETGSFNKNFQSPAKSAEKLSPELTRSPSKAASMFSGTQEKCATCGKTAYPLEKVTVESQSYHKSCFKCSHGGCPITPSNYAALEGILYCKHHFSQLFKEKGSYNHLIKSASMKRAAASTPEA